From Ignatzschineria sp. RMDPL8A, a single genomic window includes:
- a CDS encoding SUF system Fe-S cluster assembly regulator, which produces MRITRETDYAIIIATFLAEEESAMSASVIAEACELNLSLASKVLKLLARAEILTSTRGVYGGYSLNQDPKAISLLDIIVAIEGPMAVNACVDSENPCDRIEECNLAPHWRIINQKLYDNFATVSLAELLGKPVKLARKLDGETEVHQ; this is translated from the coding sequence TTGAGAATTACCCGAGAGACAGATTATGCGATTATTATCGCCACGTTCTTAGCAGAAGAGGAGAGTGCGATGAGCGCCTCTGTAATTGCTGAAGCGTGCGAGCTGAATCTCTCGCTTGCGAGCAAGGTATTAAAATTGCTTGCGCGCGCGGAAATTCTCACCTCCACGCGGGGCGTTTACGGCGGTTATAGCCTCAACCAAGATCCCAAAGCGATCTCTCTACTCGATATTATTGTGGCGATTGAAGGGCCGATGGCGGTCAATGCCTGTGTCGATAGCGAGAATCCCTGTGATCGGATCGAAGAGTGTAATCTTGCCCCTCATTGGCGCATCATCAATCAGAAATTATACGATAACTTTGCCACGGTGAGCTTAGCTGAGCTCCTTGGCAAGCCGGTGAAACTTGCGCGTAAATTAGATGGGGAGACTGAGGTACATCAGTAA
- the rho gene encoding transcription termination factor Rho, with product MNLTELKRKTAQELIDIAEEMNLEGSGRAKKHDLVFSILNTYAAQGNDITGDGVLEVLNDGYGFLRGVDSSFLAGPDDVYISPSQIRRFNLRTGDTVSGKIRPPKDNEKYFALVKVQEINYEPLEASKRKIAFENLTPIHPNEPLKMELGNGSSEDITARLIDMVAPIGKGQRSMIVAPPKAGKTIMMQNIAQSIAINHPEAYLMVLLIDERPEEVTEMQRLVKGDVIASTFDEPALRHVQVAEMVIEKARRLVEHGRDVVILLDSMTRLARAYNTVVPSSGKVLSGGVDANALHRPKRFFGAARNIENGGSLTIIATAMVDTGSKMDEVIFEEFKGTGNSEIQLDRRIAEKRIFPAININRSGTRREELLIEPDDLQKIWILRKLVHPMDEIQSIEFVLDRMKETDTNEEFFNSMKG from the coding sequence ATGAATTTAACAGAATTAAAACGAAAAACAGCACAAGAACTCATTGATATTGCTGAAGAGATGAATCTTGAAGGTTCAGGCCGTGCGAAAAAGCACGATTTAGTATTTAGCATCTTAAATACCTACGCAGCGCAGGGCAACGACATCACGGGCGATGGTGTTTTAGAGGTCTTAAATGATGGCTACGGATTCCTCCGCGGCGTTGATAGCTCGTTCTTAGCAGGGCCCGATGATGTCTATATCAGCCCCTCGCAGATTCGCCGTTTTAATCTCCGTACCGGTGATACCGTCTCTGGGAAAATTCGTCCGCCTAAAGATAATGAAAAATATTTCGCGCTGGTTAAAGTCCAAGAGATTAACTACGAGCCACTCGAAGCGAGCAAACGTAAAATCGCGTTTGAAAACTTAACGCCAATTCATCCAAACGAGCCCTTAAAAATGGAGCTTGGAAATGGATCAAGCGAAGACATCACCGCCCGTTTAATCGATATGGTTGCCCCGATTGGTAAGGGTCAGCGGAGTATGATCGTTGCGCCGCCAAAAGCGGGTAAAACCATCATGATGCAAAATATCGCCCAATCGATCGCGATCAATCATCCGGAAGCCTATCTGATGGTGCTCTTAATTGATGAGCGCCCGGAAGAGGTGACCGAGATGCAGCGTTTAGTCAAAGGCGATGTGATTGCGTCAACCTTTGATGAGCCGGCGCTTCGCCATGTACAAGTGGCGGAAATGGTGATCGAAAAAGCTCGCCGTTTAGTGGAACATGGCCGCGATGTGGTGATTCTGCTCGACTCGATGACCCGTCTTGCACGCGCGTATAATACCGTGGTGCCTTCTTCGGGGAAAGTCTTATCCGGTGGGGTGGACGCCAATGCTCTTCATCGCCCGAAACGCTTCTTTGGTGCAGCACGTAACATTGAAAATGGCGGCAGCTTAACCATTATTGCTACCGCGATGGTCGATACCGGCTCGAAGATGGATGAGGTGATTTTCGAAGAGTTCAAAGGAACCGGTAACTCAGAGATTCAACTTGATCGCCGCATTGCGGAAAAACGCATCTTCCCAGCAATCAACATTAATCGTTCCGGCACTCGCCGTGAAGAGCTTCTTATCGAACCCGATGATCTCCAAAAAATCTGGATTCTGCGTAAGCTCGTTCATCCGATGGATGAGATTCAATCGATTGAGTTTGTCCTTGATCGCATGAAAGAAACCGACACAAATGAAGAGTTTTTTAACTCAATGAAGGGTTAG
- a CDS encoding SufD family Fe-S cluster assembly protein, translated as MLTKFKENQRVERWKDTPFRDILAVEWEKPTAVDSLGPINAVLPEDAVILTIYNGVVSERWINEKQLPDSLLVRFENNTLDIRLVKGATLDRPVVIHHISEATSPIHIESKISIHAEENTHASFLLLESGEGHYLATPEIDFEIKDHADIEWVRVVLNSDESFSVMELNCDQAESSKFHAVSYQSRGKIIRSNIRMDVNGEEAYTQLDALNIAKEEQHLAHVVDMSHAKPECESNQQIKNIVKDKAMTLFDGEIHVHVDSQKINADQMTRTLLLNDGARTLTIPRLEIYADDVQCTHGATVGFMDHDHMFYLRTRGLSDDAARMLLMRAYGAEIVASIENGSIQEWLFHILDNDIEALL; from the coding sequence ATGTTAACTAAATTTAAAGAAAATCAACGTGTTGAGCGTTGGAAAGATACTCCTTTTCGCGATATTTTAGCCGTTGAGTGGGAAAAACCCACTGCCGTTGATAGCTTAGGCCCGATCAATGCGGTGCTTCCAGAAGATGCGGTGATTTTAACCATCTATAACGGCGTGGTGAGTGAGCGCTGGATCAATGAGAAACAGCTTCCCGATTCGCTTTTAGTGCGTTTTGAGAATAACACCTTAGACATCCGTTTAGTCAAAGGGGCAACGCTCGATCGTCCGGTGGTGATTCATCATATTTCAGAGGCTACTTCGCCGATTCATATTGAGAGCAAAATCTCCATTCACGCTGAAGAGAATACGCATGCGAGCTTCCTTCTGCTTGAATCTGGGGAAGGGCACTATTTAGCGACACCTGAGATCGATTTTGAGATTAAAGATCATGCCGATATCGAGTGGGTGCGTGTTGTGCTTAACTCCGATGAGAGTTTCTCGGTGATGGAGCTCAATTGTGACCAAGCGGAATCGAGTAAGTTCCACGCGGTGAGCTATCAAAGTCGCGGTAAAATCATTCGTTCCAACATCCGTATGGACGTCAATGGCGAAGAAGCCTACACACAACTTGATGCGCTCAATATCGCAAAAGAGGAACAGCATCTTGCGCACGTGGTGGATATGAGCCACGCAAAACCTGAGTGCGAGAGCAATCAGCAGATCAAAAATATTGTCAAAGATAAAGCGATGACGCTCTTTGATGGTGAGATTCATGTACATGTGGATTCACAAAAAATTAATGCCGATCAGATGACGCGAACGCTGCTACTGAACGATGGCGCACGCACGTTGACGATCCCGCGTTTAGAGATCTATGCCGACGACGTTCAGTGTACGCACGGGGCAACGGTGGGCTTTATGGATCACGATCACATGTTCTATCTGCGCACCCGCGGCCTTAGTGACGATGCGGCGCGCATGCTATTAATGCGTGCATACGGCGCTGAAATTGTCGCGAGCATTGAAAATGGATCGATCCAAGAGTGGCTCTTCCATATCCTCGATAACGATATCGAAGCGCTTCTATAA
- the sufC gene encoding Fe-S cluster assembly ATPase SufC: MLEIKNLHVEVEGKKIINGLNLTINDGEVHAIMGPNGSGKSTLASVIAGNDTYEVTEGSITYNGIDLLELDPDQRAHLGVFLSFQYPVELPGVNNHYFLRTALNSIRKARGEEELDALEFYESLQEKMKRVKMDSAFLKRSVNEGFSGGEKKRNEILQMLVLEPTLAILDETDSGLDIDALRVIADGINGLRDNNRSFLMITHYQRLLNYVQPDVVHVMTDGEIVKTGGKELALELEQEGYVAYRGDNVGGSRKDQ, translated from the coding sequence ATGTTAGAAATTAAAAATTTACATGTCGAAGTTGAAGGCAAAAAAATCATCAACGGTCTTAACCTCACCATTAATGATGGCGAAGTGCATGCGATCATGGGACCAAACGGTTCAGGTAAAAGTACGCTTGCGAGCGTTATTGCCGGAAATGATACCTATGAAGTCACAGAAGGCTCGATCACTTATAACGGCATCGACCTTTTAGAGCTCGATCCCGATCAGCGCGCCCATTTAGGCGTCTTTTTAAGCTTCCAATATCCGGTCGAACTTCCTGGGGTGAACAACCATTACTTCCTTCGCACCGCGCTAAACAGCATTCGTAAAGCACGCGGAGAAGAGGAGCTCGATGCTCTTGAGTTTTATGAGTCGCTCCAAGAGAAAATGAAGCGCGTTAAGATGGACAGCGCATTCTTAAAGCGTTCAGTGAATGAAGGCTTCTCAGGCGGTGAGAAAAAACGTAACGAAATTCTCCAAATGCTCGTATTAGAGCCAACGCTCGCGATTTTGGATGAAACGGATTCTGGCCTTGATATTGATGCCCTTCGCGTGATTGCTGATGGTATCAACGGACTTCGCGATAACAATCGCAGCTTCTTAATGATCACTCACTATCAGCGTCTTTTAAACTACGTTCAACCGGATGTGGTGCATGTGATGACCGATGGTGAAATTGTAAAAACGGGCGGCAAAGAACTCGCGCTTGAGCTTGAGCAGGAAGGGTATGTAGCGTATCGAGGAGACAATGTCGGCGGTTCAAGAAAAGATCAGTAA
- a CDS encoding quinone-dependent dihydroorotate dehydrogenase → MLRALIRSILFRLDPERAHHLSLWGLKMLGRVPFLAKRIRRHYEVTDPRLERTVLGIQFAHPVGMAAGFDKDAKVFNELSMLGFSFVEIGTVTPKAQTGNPKKRLFRLVEDEAIINRMGFNNDGVHAAKLRLMKNQGVIVGGNIGKNKVTPNAEAVNDYLDSFNELFEVVDYFVVNVSSPNTPNLRDLQDKEPLTALLNALQTVNLAKEIPKPIFLKIAPDLTESQLLDIIEIVAETQIGGVIATNTTLDRTGLQSADKKEAGGLSGKPLTDKSTAVIRFLHEKSDGAFPIIGVGGIHSAEDALEKLNAGAMLIQLYSGFIYEGPALIKAINEAILKECD, encoded by the coding sequence ATGTTGCGCGCTTTGATTCGTTCAATTTTATTTCGCCTTGATCCTGAAAGAGCTCATCATCTCTCGTTGTGGGGCTTAAAAATGTTGGGGCGAGTGCCTTTTTTAGCAAAGAGAATTCGCCGGCATTATGAGGTCACAGATCCGCGACTTGAGCGAACGGTGCTCGGCATTCAGTTTGCCCATCCGGTGGGGATGGCGGCGGGATTTGATAAAGATGCCAAAGTCTTCAATGAGCTCTCGATGCTTGGGTTTTCTTTTGTCGAGATCGGAACGGTGACGCCGAAAGCGCAAACGGGAAATCCGAAAAAACGCCTCTTTCGACTGGTTGAGGATGAAGCAATCATCAATCGTATGGGCTTTAATAATGATGGGGTTCATGCGGCGAAATTACGCTTGATGAAAAATCAAGGCGTGATCGTTGGCGGAAATATTGGTAAAAATAAAGTCACGCCCAATGCCGAAGCGGTGAACGATTATCTCGATTCCTTTAATGAGCTTTTTGAGGTGGTGGATTATTTTGTGGTGAATGTCAGTTCCCCAAATACCCCGAATCTGCGTGATCTTCAGGATAAAGAGCCACTCACGGCACTTCTCAATGCACTTCAAACGGTCAATCTTGCCAAAGAGATCCCAAAACCGATTTTCTTAAAAATTGCGCCAGATTTAACGGAATCACAACTCCTTGATATAATAGAGATTGTGGCAGAGACGCAAATTGGCGGCGTGATTGCGACTAATACCACTCTCGATCGCACTGGACTACAGAGTGCCGACAAGAAGGAAGCGGGCGGGTTAAGTGGCAAACCGCTTACCGACAAATCAACGGCGGTGATTCGGTTTTTACATGAGAAGAGTGACGGCGCATTTCCCATCATTGGGGTGGGCGGGATTCACAGTGCCGAGGACGCGTTAGAGAAGCTCAATGCGGGGGCGATGCTGATTCAACTCTATTCGGGCTTTATCTATGAAGGACCTGCGCTCATTAAAGCCATAAACGAGGCCATTTTGAAAGAGTGTGATTAA
- the sufB gene encoding Fe-S cluster assembly protein SufB — MKTEREFLEEVAQEEYAYGFVTDIEQETLPPGLDEDVIRKISAIKREPEWLLEYRLKAYRAWLEMEDPDWAHLKIEPMDYQSISYYSAPKSMEDGPKSLDEVDPELIETYNKLGIPLEEQKILAGVAVDAVFDSVSVATSYKGRLLEQGIIFCSFSEAVQEYPELVREYLGTVVSFKDNYFAALNAAVFTDGSFVYIPKGVRCPMELSTYFRINAQNTGQFERTLIIADDNSYVSYLEGCTAPQRSENQLHAAVVELVAKEEAEIKYSTVQNWYPGDKEGRGGIYNFVTKRGICQGRRSKISWAQVETGSSITWKYPSCILKGDESVGEFYSVALVKDAQQADTGTKMIHLGKNTKSTIISKGISAGVAQNSYRGLVRMSAGATGSHNYSQCDSLLIGDKCGAHTFPYIDVRNASSKVEHEASTSKISEDQLFYCQQRGLTEEDAISLIVNGYCKEIFQELPMEFAVEAQKLIEIRLEGSVG; from the coding sequence ATGAAGACAGAAAGAGAGTTTTTAGAAGAGGTCGCGCAAGAAGAGTATGCGTACGGCTTTGTGACCGACATTGAGCAGGAGACCTTACCTCCTGGATTGGATGAAGATGTGATCCGCAAAATCTCCGCGATCAAGCGTGAGCCTGAGTGGTTACTGGAATATCGTCTAAAGGCGTATCGCGCGTGGCTTGAGATGGAAGATCCCGATTGGGCGCATCTTAAGATCGAACCGATGGATTATCAATCGATCTCTTACTATTCAGCGCCAAAATCGATGGAAGATGGCCCGAAAAGTTTGGACGAGGTCGATCCTGAGTTGATCGAAACCTATAACAAATTAGGGATTCCGCTAGAAGAGCAAAAAATTCTTGCGGGCGTTGCCGTTGACGCGGTATTTGACTCGGTATCCGTTGCGACAAGCTATAAAGGCCGCCTATTAGAGCAGGGCATTATCTTCTGTTCGTTTAGTGAAGCGGTTCAGGAATATCCTGAGCTTGTGCGTGAATATTTAGGCACTGTGGTCTCTTTTAAAGATAACTATTTCGCAGCGCTCAATGCCGCCGTTTTTACGGACGGATCGTTTGTCTATATTCCAAAAGGCGTGCGTTGCCCGATGGAACTTTCAACCTATTTCCGTATCAATGCGCAAAATACCGGTCAGTTTGAGCGGACCCTCATCATTGCTGATGATAATTCGTATGTCTCATATTTAGAAGGATGTACAGCGCCCCAGCGTTCTGAAAATCAGCTTCACGCAGCGGTGGTTGAACTCGTTGCCAAAGAAGAAGCGGAGATCAAATACTCTACGGTCCAAAACTGGTATCCCGGCGATAAAGAAGGTCGCGGCGGAATCTATAACTTTGTGACCAAGCGCGGTATTTGCCAAGGTCGCCGTTCGAAAATCTCATGGGCGCAGGTGGAAACCGGCTCGTCGATCACTTGGAAATATCCAAGCTGTATCTTAAAAGGCGATGAATCCGTGGGTGAATTCTACTCCGTTGCCCTTGTGAAAGATGCGCAGCAAGCGGACACCGGCACCAAAATGATTCACCTTGGGAAAAACACTAAATCCACCATTATCTCGAAAGGGATTTCGGCGGGTGTGGCGCAAAACTCCTACCGTGGTCTTGTTCGTATGAGCGCAGGCGCAACGGGATCGCACAACTATTCACAGTGTGACTCGCTCTTAATTGGCGATAAATGCGGTGCGCATACCTTCCCCTATATCGACGTTCGCAATGCGAGCTCGAAGGTTGAACATGAAGCGTCCACCTCAAAAATTTCCGAAGATCAGCTCTTTTATTGTCAGCAGCGCGGTCTTACCGAAGAAGATGCCATTAGCCTCATTGTGAACGGCTACTGTAAAGAGATCTTCCAAGAGTTACCGATGGAATTTGCGGTTGAAGCGCAAAAATTAATTGAGATTCGTTTAGAGGGCAGCGTGGGCTAA
- the lolD gene encoding lipoprotein-releasing ABC transporter ATP-binding protein LolD, which produces MNNEIVLRAVNLSKSYFDQKHEVEVFRDINLEVRRGEKIAIVGASGSGKSTLMHILSGLDRPTRGDVYLKEVHFNVASEAKRGVLRNQHLGFIYQFHHLLPDFTALDNVAIPLVIGGLSVKAARVEADRLLHRVGLSHRLTHKPSALSGGERQRVAIARALVTKPAAVLADEPTGNLDEENARAVFELLCEMNDEFGTALLVVTHDRSLAAKMDRCWEMRDFGLSQQL; this is translated from the coding sequence ATGAATAATGAGATCGTATTACGAGCGGTCAATCTCTCGAAATCATACTTTGATCAAAAGCATGAGGTGGAGGTGTTTCGCGATATCAATCTTGAAGTGCGCCGTGGTGAAAAGATCGCCATTGTCGGCGCGTCAGGATCGGGAAAAAGTACGTTGATGCACATTCTTTCGGGGCTTGATCGCCCAACGCGCGGCGATGTCTATCTTAAAGAGGTGCACTTTAATGTGGCATCTGAAGCCAAACGTGGGGTGCTCCGTAATCAACATTTAGGCTTTATCTATCAATTTCACCATCTATTACCGGATTTTACTGCGCTCGATAATGTGGCAATTCCACTAGTGATTGGGGGATTGTCGGTTAAAGCAGCGCGGGTTGAGGCGGATCGATTACTCCATCGCGTGGGTCTTTCGCACAGATTAACTCATAAACCTTCCGCACTTTCCGGCGGTGAGCGTCAGCGAGTCGCGATTGCAAGGGCACTTGTCACAAAGCCCGCGGCCGTTCTTGCTGATGAACCGACGGGGAATCTCGATGAAGAGAATGCGCGGGCGGTATTTGAGCTTTTATGTGAAATGAATGATGAATTTGGAACGGCGTTACTGGTGGTTACGCACGATCGCAGCCTCGCGGCGAAGATGGATCGTTGCTGGGAGATGCGTGATTTTGGATTATCTCAACAGCTATAA
- a CDS encoding type B 50S ribosomal protein L31, with the protein MSNKETNYREVVFQDVSSDFAILTRSTVKTSETIKWEDGNEYPLYKVEVSSASHPFFTGKQNILDSEGRVDRFRKRFGR; encoded by the coding sequence ATGTCAAACAAAGAAACAAACTACCGCGAAGTGGTATTCCAAGACGTATCAAGCGATTTTGCAATTTTAACGCGTTCAACCGTTAAAACCTCTGAAACAATTAAATGGGAAGATGGTAACGAATACCCTCTTTACAAAGTTGAAGTTTCTTCAGCGTCACACCCATTCTTCACTGGTAAGCAAAACATCCTTGACTCAGAAGGTCGTGTGGATCGCTTCCGTAAACGCTTCGGTCGTTAA
- a CDS encoding DedA family protein, with protein MELLSGWINEFIDIFLNIDDHLEVLANQYGAWLYLILIVIVFCETGLVVTPFLPGDSLLFAAGALSAMGMLEIFILWGSLFVTAVIGDAVNYHIGKFLGIKPFKEDARIFKLKYLRKTEEFYEKHGGKTIILARFIPIVRTFAPFVAGASTMCYRKFFTYNVVGAFLWTTLMLGAGYLFGNIAWVKDNFSAIVLGIIFVSCLPILIEAGRAYLQKRKNKVATLPDND; from the coding sequence ATGGAGCTTTTATCCGGTTGGATCAATGAATTTATCGATATTTTCTTAAACATTGATGATCATTTAGAGGTGCTCGCCAATCAATATGGCGCGTGGCTCTATCTTATTTTAATTGTGATCGTCTTTTGTGAAACGGGGCTGGTGGTGACGCCCTTTTTACCCGGCGATTCGCTCCTGTTTGCGGCCGGCGCACTCTCGGCGATGGGGATGCTCGAGATCTTCATTCTCTGGGGATCGCTCTTTGTGACGGCGGTGATTGGCGATGCGGTCAATTATCATATTGGGAAGTTTTTAGGGATTAAACCCTTTAAAGAGGATGCGCGGATTTTTAAATTGAAATATCTGCGTAAAACGGAAGAGTTTTATGAAAAGCATGGCGGGAAAACGATTATTCTGGCACGCTTTATCCCAATTGTTCGAACTTTTGCCCCTTTTGTGGCGGGCGCAAGCACGATGTGCTATCGTAAGTTTTTCACCTATAATGTGGTCGGCGCTTTTCTTTGGACCACGTTAATGCTCGGGGCGGGCTACCTCTTTGGAAATATCGCCTGGGTTAAAGATAATTTTTCAGCAATTGTGCTCGGAATTATCTTTGTTTCCTGTCTACCGATCCTCATTGAAGCTGGGCGTGCCTATCTTCAGAAACGAAAAAATAAAGTTGCAACCTTACCCGATAATGATTAG
- the eno gene encoding phosphopyruvate hydratase, producing MSVIKSLIAREILDSRGNPTLWVKATLESGAVGEAAVPSGASTGAKEAVELRDGDKSRYGGKGVLTACSHVNNEIFNALNGKDALDQAAIDQILIDLDGTHNKAKLGANATLGASLAIAHAAAAEKGLPLYRSVADQDRYVLPVPMMNILNGGAHADNSVDIQEFMIMPVGVPTFAEAVRCGAEIFHELRNVLTEKGLATGVGDEGGFAPNLGSNEEALEVIMTAIKAAGYEAGKDVFLALDIASSEFYKEGKYQLESEGKAYTSEEFAKFLEDWVNRYPIISIEDGMDEEDWEGWEILTRLVGDRVQLVGDDLFVTNTAILKRGIDEKIANSILIKPNQIGTLTETINAVNMADEGGFTSVMSHRSGETADTTIADLAAATASSQIKTGSLCRSDRVAKYNRLICIEAELGDKAVYAGKDAFKSVKF from the coding sequence ATGTCAGTTATCAAATCGTTAATCGCACGTGAGATTTTAGACTCGCGCGGCAACCCAACTTTATGGGTAAAAGCAACGTTAGAATCAGGTGCAGTGGGTGAAGCTGCAGTTCCAAGTGGCGCATCAACCGGTGCAAAAGAAGCGGTCGAACTACGGGACGGCGACAAATCACGTTACGGCGGTAAAGGGGTATTAACCGCATGTTCACACGTGAACAACGAAATCTTTAATGCATTAAACGGAAAAGATGCGTTAGACCAAGCGGCAATCGACCAGATCTTAATCGATCTTGATGGCACACATAACAAAGCAAAATTAGGCGCAAACGCAACGCTCGGAGCATCGCTTGCGATCGCACACGCAGCAGCGGCTGAAAAAGGCTTACCCCTCTATCGTTCGGTTGCGGACCAAGATCGCTACGTATTACCAGTACCGATGATGAACATCTTAAACGGTGGTGCGCACGCAGATAACTCTGTTGATATCCAAGAATTTATGATTATGCCGGTGGGCGTACCGACCTTTGCGGAAGCGGTTCGCTGTGGGGCAGAGATCTTCCACGAACTTCGCAACGTATTAACCGAAAAAGGGTTAGCGACCGGTGTGGGCGATGAAGGTGGATTTGCGCCAAACTTAGGCTCAAACGAAGAAGCGCTTGAAGTGATCATGACCGCGATTAAAGCGGCGGGTTATGAAGCAGGGAAAGATGTATTCCTAGCACTTGATATCGCCTCATCAGAATTCTATAAAGAGGGCAAATATCAGCTCGAATCAGAAGGCAAAGCGTACACCTCAGAAGAGTTTGCAAAATTCCTCGAAGATTGGGTGAACCGCTATCCAATTATCTCCATTGAAGATGGTATGGATGAAGAAGATTGGGAAGGTTGGGAAATCTTAACGCGTCTAGTCGGCGACCGTGTTCAACTCGTTGGCGATGATCTTTTTGTAACCAACACTGCCATCTTAAAACGCGGAATTGATGAGAAAATTGCGAACTCAATTTTAATCAAACCAAACCAAATCGGTACCTTAACGGAAACCATCAACGCGGTGAATATGGCAGACGAAGGGGGCTTTACCTCAGTGATGTCACACCGTTCAGGCGAAACAGCGGATACCACCATTGCGGATTTAGCGGCAGCAACGGCCAGCTCGCAAATTAAAACCGGATCACTCTGCCGTTCAGACCGTGTCGCGAAATATAACCGTCTGATCTGCATCGAAGCAGAACTCGGCGATAAAGCAGTGTATGCAGGGAAAGATGCGTTTAAATCAGTAAAATTCTAA
- a CDS encoding citrate synthase: MTKNTVTITDNRDNKSVELPILESVYGNDVIDIAALNRDMHMFSYDPGYVSTASCESAITYLDGEKGELFYRGYPIEQLAAKKSYLEVVYLLWYGELPTPEQATKFKEIIMTHSLMHENMKDFLQGFRYDSHPMAMLSGSVASMAGFYHDKLDIYDPYHREVIAHRLISKIPTIAAACFKHGRGQPYRYPRNDLSYAGNFLQMMFSTPCADYEIDPIAEKAIDTLFILHADHEQNASTSTVRLAGSSGANPFAAIASGIASLWGAAHGGANEAVLRMLEEIGSVDNIPKYIDKAKDRNDPFRLMGFGHRVYKNFDPRAKIIKGIADQVLAKYGNDPLMEIAVRLEEIALKDEYFIERKLYPNVDFYSGIIYKALGIPVEMFTPMFAIARTSGWISHWAEMISDPKLKIGRPRQRYIGPTRRDIE; encoded by the coding sequence ATGACTAAAAATACTGTAACTATTACTGATAATAGAGATAATAAAAGTGTTGAGTTACCGATTTTAGAATCGGTTTACGGAAATGATGTAATTGATATCGCGGCATTAAACCGTGATATGCATATGTTCAGTTATGACCCAGGTTACGTATCAACAGCGAGCTGTGAGAGTGCGATCACCTATCTTGACGGGGAAAAAGGGGAGCTGTTCTATCGCGGTTACCCAATTGAGCAATTAGCAGCGAAAAAGAGCTATCTTGAAGTGGTTTACTTACTTTGGTACGGCGAGCTGCCCACCCCAGAGCAAGCGACAAAATTCAAAGAGATCATCATGACGCATTCATTAATGCATGAAAACATGAAAGATTTCCTCCAAGGCTTCCGCTACGATTCACATCCAATGGCAATGCTTTCAGGTTCCGTGGCATCAATGGCTGGGTTCTATCACGATAAACTCGACATCTATGACCCTTACCACCGCGAAGTCATTGCACACCGTTTAATCTCAAAAATTCCAACGATTGCAGCGGCATGTTTCAAACATGGCCGTGGCCAACCTTATCGTTATCCACGTAATGATCTATCATATGCAGGGAACTTCTTACAAATGATGTTCTCAACCCCATGTGCGGATTACGAGATTGACCCAATTGCTGAAAAAGCGATTGATACCCTCTTTATCCTTCACGCAGACCATGAGCAAAACGCATCGACATCAACGGTTCGTTTAGCCGGTTCATCAGGCGCGAACCCATTTGCAGCGATTGCATCGGGGATTGCAAGCCTTTGGGGTGCGGCGCATGGTGGCGCGAACGAAGCGGTTCTTCGTATGCTTGAAGAGATCGGTTCTGTGGATAACATTCCAAAATATATTGACAAAGCGAAAGACCGTAACGATCCGTTCCGTCTTATGGGCTTTGGTCATCGTGTTTATAAAAACTTTGACCCACGTGCGAAAATCATTAAAGGCATCGCGGACCAAGTATTGGCGAAATACGGTAACGATCCATTAATGGAGATCGCGGTAAGACTTGAAGAGATCGCGCTTAAAGATGAGTACTTCATCGAGCGTAAACTCTATCCGAACGTTGACTTCTACTCAGGTATCATCTACAAAGCGTTAGGCATTCCTGTTGAGATGTTCACCCCAATGTTCGCCATTGCGCGTACAAGCGGATGGATCAGCCACTGGGCTGAGATGATCTCAGATCCAAAACTCAAAATCGGTCGTCCACGTCAGCGCTACATCGGTCCTACAAGACGTGACATCGAATAG